TGCTGCTCGTTTGCCTGGCCGGAGTCCTGTTGTTTTGCGCGGTGCCGACGGAAACACTTACTGCGACCACGATCCGCCACGTGGCGGGTGCCGGAACGATCTCCGCCGCCCGGGCGGAGGCGTTGTCGGAAAGCTGGCCGTTGATTTCATCGCTGCTGGTTTGCGTCAGCGCGTGCGCAGGAACTTTCTGGTCGGCGTTTGTGCTTTGGTTTATCGGGCGCGTGTTTCTGAAAAGCAGGTTTTCGTTTTTGAAGGCGGTCGAAGTCGCCGGACTGAGCACGCTTGTTCTCGCGCTGGGGACCGTGGTAACCGCGTTGCTCATCCTCGCAACCGGCGACAGCTTCGCGCGGCCGGCACTTTCGTTACTCACCGGTGAGTTCAACCCGGCGAGCAAACTGCA
This genomic interval from Candidatus Angelobacter sp. contains the following:
- a CDS encoding YIP1 family protein — its product is MIPAALNESNASLAPTSLREKLLNVFASPGEVFEEIVAGPPEPANWRAPMLLVCLAGVLLFCAVPTETLTATTIRHVAGAGTISAARAEALSESWPLISSLLVCVSACAGTFWSAFVLWFIGRVFLKSRFSFLKAVEVAGLSTLVLALGTVVTALLILATGDSFARPALSLLTGEFNPASKLHQLLAAMNVFHVWTAAVLSIGLAKISGVPARETALWVFGYWIVLRVAVILLV